The segment CGGTCGACAGCAGCGACGACACGAGGCGGGGCACCACAGCATGATGCCAAACCGGCCGGTGCCCCGCGGCCGGTTCAGCCACCGGCGAAGGGGGGCAGGAACTCGACCAGCGACCCCGGCTCGAGCGCGACGTCGGCGTGGTCGCGACCCCCGACCGGTACCTCGCCGACGAGCACGGAGCAGATGCCCAGGACGTCGGAGAAGCGCCGGTCCCCCGGTCGTCGTCGCACCACGGCGGCCTCGACCTCGGCCAGCGTGGCGCCGACGACGGTCTCCGTCTCGACGCCCGCGGCGGCACGCGCGGCAGCCCAGTAGCGCACCGTGACGCCGTCACGACCGCTCGCAGCGGCGAGTGTGACGTCGTTCTCTTCCGCGACACCTTCTGGTGATTCGTCCGACACATGCACTATTCTCGACCATGCGACGAGGCCACGGTGACATCACCTGGCCTCTTGTCATAACCAGCACCACCAGCACGCACGCAGCACCAGCAACAGCAACAGCACAGAAGCACTGACGCAGGCGGTCCCCTCGGGGTGACGCTCCGGACCGGTACCACCTGCGAGCGGCGGGCACCGCGCCCGCGGCGGAACGACGGAGGGA is part of the Aeromicrobium sp. Leaf245 genome and harbors:
- a CDS encoding MoaD/ThiS family protein, with the translated sequence MRYWAAARAAAGVETETVVGATLAEVEAAVVRRRPGDRRFSDVLGICSVLVGEVPVGGRDHADVALEPGSLVEFLPPFAGG